One segment of Burkholderia multivorans ATCC BAA-247 DNA contains the following:
- the bamC gene encoding outer membrane protein assembly factor BamC — translation MTDLRLTMRFAAVLATGALVAGCGTSSPTKVDYKSDSKSKEASLAVPPNMLDETADQRSLPPQGGATSLSALQQVQQAAPATDTVAPAVADMRIQRDGTESWLVIDGKKPADVWPQVRRFWQEQGFLLVVDQRDKGVMETDWNETRPQINDGLIRSVISKAMGNSYVTAERNKYRTRLDAAPNGGTYVFISQKGMREALTGANNDSSKWEPKPNDPGLETEYLKRLMAVLAQNEQRAKNGEPPIANIKEEAAPKDKKDADASSKAAAAIAAQNVSRTSSQGGDASAATVPSEVTLGEPYDRSWLHVGLALDRANFTVDDRDRTQGLYFVRYVDPKDLSAAQQGFWSQLFHGKKEKQAKQYRVNVKALTPDETRVAVVDESGAIDTSSPARQIMALLVNQLR, via the coding sequence ATGACTGATCTTCGTCTTACCATGCGGTTCGCTGCAGTGCTCGCCACCGGCGCGCTCGTCGCCGGTTGCGGTACGTCGTCGCCCACGAAAGTGGACTACAAGAGCGACTCGAAATCGAAGGAAGCGTCGCTTGCAGTGCCGCCCAACATGCTCGACGAGACGGCCGATCAGCGTTCGCTGCCTCCGCAGGGCGGCGCGACTTCCCTGTCTGCGCTGCAGCAGGTCCAGCAGGCTGCACCGGCCACGGACACCGTCGCGCCGGCCGTCGCCGACATGCGCATCCAGCGCGACGGCACCGAGAGCTGGCTCGTGATCGACGGCAAGAAGCCGGCCGACGTGTGGCCGCAGGTGCGCCGCTTCTGGCAGGAGCAGGGTTTCCTGCTCGTCGTCGACCAGCGCGACAAGGGCGTGATGGAAACGGACTGGAACGAGACGCGCCCGCAAATCAACGACGGCCTGATCCGCAGCGTGATCTCGAAGGCGATGGGCAACTCGTACGTGACGGCCGAGCGCAACAAGTACCGCACGCGTCTCGACGCGGCGCCGAACGGCGGCACCTACGTGTTCATCAGCCAGAAGGGGATGCGCGAAGCGCTCACCGGCGCGAACAACGATTCGAGCAAGTGGGAGCCGAAGCCGAACGATCCGGGCCTCGAAACCGAATACCTGAAGCGCCTGATGGCCGTGCTCGCGCAAAACGAGCAGCGTGCGAAGAACGGCGAGCCGCCGATCGCCAACATCAAGGAAGAGGCAGCGCCGAAGGACAAGAAGGACGCCGATGCGTCGTCGAAGGCGGCCGCCGCCATCGCCGCGCAGAACGTGTCGCGCACGTCGTCGCAGGGCGGCGATGCGAGCGCCGCCACGGTGCCGTCCGAGGTGACGCTCGGCGAACCGTACGATCGCTCCTGGCTGCATGTCGGCTTGGCGCTCGATCGCGCGAACTTCACGGTCGACGATCGCGATCGCACGCAGGGGCTGTATTTCGTGCGCTACGTCGATCCGAAGGATCTCAGCGCGGCCCAGCAAGGCTTCTGGAGCCAGCTGTTCCACGGCAAGAAGGAGAAGCAGGCGAAGCAGTATCGCGTCAACGTGAAGGCGCTGACGCCGGACGAGACGCGCGTCGCGGTCGTCGACGAGTCGGGCGCAATCGACACCTCGTCGCCCGCGCGCCAGATCATGGCACTGCTCGTGAATCAGCTGCGCTGA
- a CDS encoding putative quinol monooxygenase, whose product MAEIAVVALIVAKPGAEEKLRAVLERIVEPTRNEVGALQYDLHRDLKEPARFVFIERWESEEALAAHARSAHILAYREAAADWIERSEVRVLSKLA is encoded by the coding sequence ATGGCTGAAATTGCAGTGGTCGCGTTGATTGTCGCGAAGCCCGGCGCGGAAGAGAAACTGCGCGCGGTGCTCGAGCGTATCGTCGAGCCGACGCGCAACGAAGTCGGCGCGTTGCAATACGATCTGCATCGGGACCTGAAGGAGCCGGCCCGATTCGTCTTCATCGAACGATGGGAGAGCGAGGAGGCGCTGGCCGCCCATGCGCGTTCCGCGCATATCCTCGCGTATCGCGAGGCGGCCGCGGACTGGATCGAGCGTTCGGAAGTCCGCGTATTGTCGAAGCTTGCGTGA